A window of the Hordeum vulgare subsp. vulgare chromosome 5H, MorexV3_pseudomolecules_assembly, whole genome shotgun sequence genome harbors these coding sequences:
- the LOC123395092 gene encoding ankyrin repeat and SAM domain-containing protein 6-like, translated as MADLHPLHPPEPDTNGGAAAASASASALLMPGDPAAEAAAAAAAAEPPAPPYSKRRRRPSVRLGDIGAQATASDAQLPRRHRKPSSHPRPPRRSHPDDALDPNARARPKPGQRRPRTAWIPAPHRGADGYEDEEGHHYYDDADQSDSAAAAAARAARVSGSREASVDESDGVADWGLPNGGAACYGGGGGVRAWLDGLGLSRYAPVFEIHEVDDEVLPLLTLEDLKDMGIGAVGSRRKMFAAIQKLRSSDTVS; from the coding sequence ATGGCCGATCTCCACCCCCTCCACCCGCCGGAGCCCGACACCAACGGCGGcgcggccgccgcctccgcctccgcctccgcgctGCTCATGCCCGGGGACCCCGCGGCCGaggcggccgccgccgccgccgcggccgagcCCCCCGCCCCGCCCTACTccaagcgccgccgccgccccagcgTCCGCCTCGGCGACATTGGTGCGCAGGCCACGGCCTCCGACGCGCAGCTCCCGCGCCGCCACCGCAAGCCCTCGTCCCACCCCCGCCCGCCGCGCCGGTCCCACCCGGACGACGCCCTTGACCCCAACGCCCGCGCCCGCCCCAAGCCCGGCCAGCGCCGCCCCCGCACCGCCTGGATCCCGGCGCCCCACAGGGGCGCCGACGGCTACGAAGACGAGGAGGGCCACCACTACTACGACGACGCCGACCAGTCcgactccgccgccgccgccgccgccagggccGCTAGGGTTTCGGGCAGCCGCGAGGCCAGCGTCGACGAGTCCGACGGCGTCGCCGACTGGGGCCTCCCCAACGGCGGCGCGGcctgctacggcggcggcggtggcgttaGGGCCTGGCTCGACGGCCTCGGCCTCTCCCGGTACGCTCCCGTCTTCGAGATCCACGAGGTGGACGACGAGGTGCTCCCGCTGCTCACCCTGGAGGACCTCAAGGACATGGGCATCGGCGCCGTCGGCTCCAGGAGGAAGATGTTCGCCGCCATCCAGAAGCTCCGCAGCAGCGACACCGTGTCCTGA